A genomic window from Carassius auratus strain Wakin chromosome 45, ASM336829v1, whole genome shotgun sequence includes:
- the LOC113063299 gene encoding zygote arrest protein 1-like, which translates to MATYCNETVDNYLYSSYNPYSYKYPKFKSWRQKAYFANYGEGEPCYDNYHRAQLKSILSQINPNLTPRLRKANTKDVGIQVNPKTDASIQCSLGPRTLLAQKRDALRRRRQEVQVPGSPISGGVRFPRTQAVYSPVESRRLVSLFREEEKDTEPEAPETVDNTEKAESAEKDECREGEESATEPLSPEENENKQTETGEQKSDETVKTGQDEARFKARVRFQFLEQKYGFYHCKDCNLRWESAYVWCVQGTNKVYFKQFCRTCQKSFNPYRVEDITCQTCKKSRCTCSVTSRHVDPKRPHRQDLCGRCKGKRLSCDSTFSFKYII; encoded by the exons ATGGCTACATATTGTAACGAGACAGTCGACAACTATCTTTACTCTTCTTATAACCCTTATTCCTACAAATACCCCAAGTTCAAGAGCTGGAGGCAGAAAGCTTACTTCGCCAACTACGGTGAAGGTGAGCCCTGCTACGATAATTACCACAGAGCGCAGCTGAAGTCCATCTTATCTCAGATCAACCCCAACCTCACCCCGCGTCTGAGGAAAGCCAACACCAAAGACGTGGGGATCCAGGTCAACCCGAAGACCGACGCGTCCATCCAGTGCTCCCTGGGCCCACGGACGCTTCTGGCCCAGAAGCGTGATGCCCTTCGCCGGCGGCGACAGGAGGTCCAGGTCCCAGGGAGCCCCATCAGCGGCGGTGTCCGGTTCCCGCGCACTCAAGCCGTTTACTCTCCGGTCGAGTCCAGGAGACTAGTGTCCCTCTtcagagaggaggagaaggacACGGAGCCTGAGGCCCCTGAGACGGTGGACAACACCGAGAAGGCGGAGAGTGCGGAGAAAGACGAGTGCAGAGAGGGCGAGGAGAGCGCGACAGAACCGCTTAGTCCCgaggaaaatgaaaacaaacagacgGAAACCGGTGAGCAGAAGAGCGACGAGACGGTGAAAACCGGACAAGACGAAGCCAGATTCAAGGCTCGCGTGAGGTTCCAG TTTTTAGAGCAGAAGTATGGCTTCTATCACTGCAAAGACTGCAACCTACGCTGGGAAAGTGCTTATGTGTGGTGTGTCCAAGGCACAAACAAG GTGTATTTCAAGCAGTTTTGCAGAACATGTCAGAAGTCATTCAACCCCTACCGTGTTGAGGACATAACCTGTCAG ACTTGTAAGAAATCTCGCTGCACGTGTTCGGTTACATCACGTCATGTGGACCCCAAAAGACCTCACAGACAGGACCTGTGCGGCCGCTGCAAAGGCAAGCGTCTCTCCTGTGACAGCACATTCAGCTTCAAATACATCATCTAG